The DNA window ctggccagtaagctgctgaagaagctggcaggtgactcaaggtaggcatgttttctgtttgtcaacacacttaccaacatcaagacacacaaccaaagccctcaccactgaacactaaccttaaacgtttgtggggttttttttattttttttatttttatatttatctcagcgctgactccgcagaggaaggacccagctgttctgcccgtggtgccgcacgggatgctgccctggcatccaaccaacagatggatgtccaggcagcgttcgatcagctccttcggacccaccccgtgaccctggatggcgacatcccagacaagacagcacgctcgcagacgtcgggccggtttcagcggcagctctatgatcgctggctgaaggcccagatgaggatgcgcgtacggcatgtcttgtgtgagtattgtttgtagcactaatgacattttttactgtgaaacggtcctatctacataggcttcttaactaacaacaatttactttgttcttgacagcacactttggcagacggcagcccaccgagtcccgggtcgacgcttggatcaggaaccaaggctggaaaagtaacgttcccagcgcggccagcattctgaaggactggagaccagtgggttcggtggacactgccgtggactctagccacatccaggagctcatccacaaccagaagtggaagggacttgtggtgatggacattgcggggaaggggaagggagtctgcgccacccggcagttccaggctggtgaggtggtgtgtgactaccacgggccggtagtcacagccactgagggccagcggattcactcatcgacgaaggaagaagaatctggctacatgttcttcttccggaacagccataagtctgagtgtgcctgtcacccgggcatacagccttttggccggctgattaatcattcccataagaaggccaacctccggccaagactgtacagcccagccgtcgggggacaggatgttattttgcttttggccctgaacaggattaatgttggggaggaactgttgttcgattatggggtgcagaggaaatcgttcaggggagagggactgagaaccattgagaacatgtagttaatttttggcaagatcatcattttgattgttgctactcttcccaaaagtgatgtgggtagattattccaccatgcaaggtcgggcagattattcattcatcaaatttaaagctcttaatttctaatcaattggcccaagtacatcctgattgcactgtactattttcttgtatgcagtttttatgtgaaataactctttaaatgtgaaataaagtgacacttttctagtataattgttttgggtttttttttgacaatgtatgaagtttaagaccttgtcgttgccccaagtattacagtagtttaagtgcgacccacaggtcacttactcaagcggttaacatcaacatctgagatgaggggtaacagacttcggaagggcctgacaatctgtacggatgcctagaatgaggtctgtttgagctcctacctcaggctataaagccaaattaagcatcaaattaaagcacaacatttgtggtccacacagagacCAGACACATGTCAATAGCCCCAGCAGTTATAGagtaacccttcaaaatatttggagcattatagactgggccactacctatctgatgcatggcacactgacctgtaatacaccgcaaatacaccaaagcacgtgatgaactgaaacacacagcccgtctactcaaataatcacgcttttattttacagtttgcaagggaattagcaggataaccttagcaaaatcacagaggtcaaagcaatgacagacaatataaaatgtacacaggcaaataaagctgacaacctacagtatttgtggagcataaaaacatgatgaccgttttaaggaaaaataacctcaactattttaccagtgcgacccacaggttacttactgaagcggttaacatcaacatctgagatgacgggtaacagacttcagaagggctaattatgatatatatagttgatatacaattagagtattaagcttgtcctaacttatattaaattataaagttattaaacttatattagacatattatatatatgatgttatttatcaaagacattgagcactaaacaatggagatgacaattgtaaattcaactaaaagtaagtgataagcagaagaaaacagggaacaggccacacaggcaagttagctgtagttgtgagcaaattacaatgatgcaaatatttttaatccaactatttagttacaaattcctcagcctgggagtcatcagcatttgaatcaagcaggtcagttactcaatccgttaacatcagcttctgacatgaggggacaaatacctggattgggcttgccagcctagggctattgtttccttgattgctgttttgcacttctctgcgatgcacatgcagggctacccatcccccaacaatctgccaacgtaacaattaggctgagatcacgtaaacatcaggtcacgtaaacagagtgactcaaataaatgtattaaagaaccagtaatgccgagcaatataccaaaatattcggaacattatacattgagcctatcctgctaatattagtagtcactgtatgtcatgtctgtgtcacaacagtacggattagaacaatatgtggtaccatcagtaatgcgatctgggccctttaaggctggctcgctccaattagtgagcgagtgctttcaggcagaaatttcagggtcaaaacggcgaaatcgaaattggatcatactggcaatattgctcagaatcgctgtagctgtccgatgggtatgcggggcgttgcaGTTGCTTACCGCGACCGacaaataagaaagcaaacattctttattatcatcctatgtattttaaattacgatcttccacattaatcaagagagtgtaaaacgtaaattattacagctccaatagcttatattaaagtcacccaagagtcacaacatggttttgaaatggcaaagacagacagaaattaaatgtatatgagcaagcaacataagggatctgttgtttgggtaaattatattatagtatactatatatatgtggtgtggtggcaaattcgtgcagaaatttcaggcagaaatttcaggataaatacggcgaaatcgaaattggatcatactgccaatattgtgtagcggatataaagatccgtggcttttattttaaagttttcctgctagtcTCTGGGCTCGGTGGATCATGCGGTCATGCCTTAGCCTATCCAATGAGTAGCGTTGCTGGGCGAGTCTCTGGTAGTGAGGggagcggtaaaaaaaaaaaaggtctgttgggcgaagtggaagcagagtcgcgtgaagtttttttttttttacaaggaatcgcggctagtatagttggagcgcggcttcgttttggcaggacgaaagtctgttgttttttttcctttgtgttgGAGTTGGGGATTATTGGGGCTGCGCCATCCCAAGCGGAGAGCGTGGTGAGCAGCCTGGTGTGCATACGCCGGACGCCATCTCGGTCTGCAGCGGAAGACAGAGACgcggaggggctgtttgagtggtgtcgacgacagcgggtatgacgagtggcatcttcgggagtctaagtcgtgtcctggcatccggtggaactgaaggagctggggaatATCGTGGAGGAGGGCACCCGGATTAGCGGTGCTGAAGTGGAGGCAGCGCGCGCCGGTTTTGAGATCCAGGGCCCCGGAGCTGTGTTACACGGGCGCATACTCGGGCGATTTCGACCTCGGATGCAGCGCGAGTGAGTGACCCTGCCATACAGAGGCCTCCCCCTACAACTCATCTCGACCCATTCCGTCGTTGACTGGTAAACCtgctccttttcttcactctcctcaatcgggtgaaggtctcggcaaagttgcagatctggacaattgtatgcataagtgtgtgttggatgtaattaagcgcagtcgaagtgtttgtttaatgtcatttacgcgctgtattttgaataggtgaatgacgattggtattgtgctatgctttgctgtgtaaccctgagatgttttctttcttttttttccgttttgagttaaatctgtctttttctgttattgatgacaacgggacaaattggtgaattgctaaaacaggggatgtttgaattattcaatttcctctgcgtcatcggggcctaattcagctctgtggcctgaagtattttctttcatgcCGTCCGTTTTATAGCTTGCTGTTTAAGGTTGGAGGACAGCGGAAAGAAAAGCGACCTTTCCGTTTACAATAAATCACTCATTTGTGTTTAGGGTGGTTTATGCGTTCAAACATTGTGTAACTACCCGGGGGTAGGGGCGTCGCACCCGACGTGCTAGGTTTTGGGAGTGCAGGGTTGTCGGCAGATTATATCGGTACCCGGCCGAAAACGTATATACTTCAGGGTGCCACCGtgtccatttttgtcccctgaacctgccttccaacaccctcctgcagcaggacgggtaaaaacatatttgcacacgCAAATACTGGGACTAAAAGAACTCGGGGTGAGGGACTCAGATCCTCTCATTACTTAGTCTCCCTGGGTGGAATAATCGCCAGTTTTCCCCTACCAAGGCGGGGCGAAATTTCTCCGCTacaattgctcagaatcgctgtagctttccgatggtatgcggggcgttgcggttgcttagcgtgaccgacgcataagaaagcaaacattctttattatcatcctatgtatgttaaattacgatcttccacattaatcaaggtattgtaaaacggaaattattacagctccaatagcttatattaaagtcagccaAGAGTCTTGAAATGGCAAAcgcagacacaaatcaaatgtatatgagcaagcaacataagggatctgttgtttgggtaaattatattatagcatacactatatatttgtggtgtggtggcgaattggtgcagaagttttagaactgcactatcgatttatcactttatttagaaatataaattcagttcttatcctttttaaaagttacatttttttcaaattgtctttcaaagtgtccctcagaatctgagggggttcagtcttgaaaaggcagctggcaggaggaagtgacgtcacaggcacccgccAAGGCAggtagtggcagctgccactgaggagcgtggcagctgccacttcttagcggcagctgccactgaggagcgtggcagctgccacttcttagcggcagctgccacttctgtccgtcgctagtggcgcttaacagtggcaggtcccgttcgaatacagtgcctgccgaggtacagagacagccaccgccgctcgtggaagtaaaAACGAGAAGCTGTGCACGGCTAAGATAAACTGgaatacggaaataaattgaggacttgtttaatcgttgtatgactacgaattatattattgttgctgactgtacatctctttaagataatatttgagaaagcaatgattgtactgtcgctagtggGGCTAAatagtgacaggagccgttcgggaacagtgcctgccggtagtggcaggtctagtggcagctctagtggcaggtcacgtggcagctctagtggcaggtctagtggcagctgccgttcggatacagtagagaggcacctactAACCGCTCGTGGAAGTAgcttaaaccagagattctgtacatcggctacatgatcaaaagcaatgattgtactgtcgctagtggcgctaaatagtgacaggagccgttcgggaacagtgcctgccggtagtggcaggtctagtggcagctctagtggcaggtcacgtggcagctctagtggcaggtctagtggcagctgccgttcggatacagtagagaggcacctaccaaCCGCTCGTGGAAGTAgcttaaaccagagattctgtacatcggctagGATAAACTGGGATACGGAAATAAActgaggacttgtttaatctttatatgactacgaattata is part of the Paramormyrops kingsleyae isolate MSU_618 chromosome 25, PKINGS_0.4, whole genome shotgun sequence genome and encodes:
- the LOC140582978 gene encoding uncharacterized protein, which codes for MFFFISLTAPGVHCMEKQSHFTFHVILTGMSPEKSPEDCWAVLRAAKNDFLAVLGKVYPEEMPLECAECCLVLYYLEATVILKHLQPPGVVEHMTVQEWMTRSTSEADHTVIVVKEHKTSAQQAATFALSSEEETWFDIYFTQVRPQLLSSKRSRTTLDDLGGDKRFFVSTAGRPAFNASNDLNRLHQKYKLDPVTYQTARRIFETATKDLTDQEKSLVADYLTHSTATADEHYRMKQSRNVVLASKLLKKLAGDSSADSAEEGPSCSARGAARDAALASNQQMDVQAAFDQLLRTHPVTLDGDIPDKTARSQTSGRFQRQLYDRWLKAQMRMRVRHVLSHFGRRQPTESRVDAWIRNQGWKSNVPSAASILKDWRPVGSVDTAVDSSHIQELIHNQKWKGLVVMDIAGKGKGVCATRQFQAGEVVCDYHGPVVTATEGQRIHSSTKEEESGYMFFFRNSHKSECACHPGIQPFGRLINHSHKKANLRPRLYSPAVGGQDVILLLALNRINVGEELLFDYGVQRKSFRGEGLRTIENM